One Tamlana carrageenivorans genomic region harbors:
- a CDS encoding lysylphosphatidylglycerol synthase domain-containing protein: MDLICTIIAHTLSYRSKQYLFRLIKISIVLAALYFIYQKIIHNNTLHFSDFYNILSENNAFSVKTLSFLLILTLINWLLELFKWQWLLRPFKKISLYQACEQCLGSLTASLITPNRIGEYGAKAMYYQAAFRKHVVVLNLINNILQLTVTTIVGFIGLLWFTQSHKTLLNTYYLVIYITTLALITGLIGLFVFKGNFKFMQLSTKKLSRFLRRLPKKTLYYGLGLSFLRYAVFSFQFYFLLQIFQIELPYFEALSIIASMYFITSIIPSITLFDGLIKGSISVYLFAFVGAHELIILSITMVMWLLNFMLPSLIGCYYVLNFKYKNTINS; encoded by the coding sequence ATTGATTTAATTTGTACCATCATAGCACATACACTTTCATACCGCAGCAAACAGTATCTTTTTAGGCTTATTAAAATAAGCATAGTCCTTGCTGCGCTTTACTTTATCTATCAGAAAATTATACACAATAATACGTTACATTTTTCTGACTTCTACAATATTTTGTCTGAAAATAATGCTTTTTCGGTCAAAACACTAAGTTTTCTGTTAATTTTGACCCTTATTAACTGGTTATTGGAGCTTTTTAAGTGGCAATGGCTACTTCGTCCATTTAAAAAAATTTCTTTATATCAAGCCTGCGAACAATGCTTAGGGTCGCTCACCGCTTCTTTAATAACCCCTAACCGCATTGGTGAATATGGCGCCAAAGCCATGTACTACCAAGCCGCCTTTAGAAAGCATGTTGTAGTACTAAATCTTATTAATAATATTTTACAATTAACGGTAACAACAATTGTTGGATTTATAGGTTTATTGTGGTTTACACAAAGCCATAAAACACTTTTAAACACATATTACCTAGTCATTTACATCACTACTCTAGCACTTATTACTGGTTTAATTGGCTTGTTTGTTTTTAAGGGTAATTTTAAATTCATGCAGTTGTCTACTAAAAAATTGAGTCGCTTTTTAAGACGACTTCCTAAAAAAACACTTTATTACGGATTAGGATTATCCTTTTTACGATACGCTGTTTTTTCCTTTCAATTTTATTTTTTACTACAAATTTTCCAAATTGAACTGCCTTATTTTGAAGCGCTCTCCATAATTGCCTCCATGTACTTTATAACCTCAATAATTCCTTCTATAACACTTTTTGACGGCTTGATAAAAGGCAGCATTTCGGTATATTTATTTGCATTTGTTGGCGCTCACGAGCTTATCATTTTATCAATTACCATGGTGATGTGGTTGCTTAATTTTATGCTTCCAAGCCTAATAGGCTGTTACTACGTACTCAACTTTAAGTATAAAAACACGATAAACTCATGA